The proteins below come from a single Drosophila miranda strain MSH22 chromosome Y unlocalized genomic scaffold, D.miranda_PacBio2.1 Contig_Y1_pilon, whole genome shotgun sequence genomic window:
- the LOC117189360 gene encoding COP9 signalosome complex subunit 9 homolog gives MDLNMKPSLAADEMFSEGPGYMEMDESGGATGMMMDHIPTNDKHVHADFYNNFDDLFDDDNWAKVKQTGDNPKQ, from the exons ATGGATCTCAATATGAAGCCTTCACTAGCTGCCGATGAGATGTTTTCAGAGGGCCCCGGCTATATGGAAATGGACGAG TCGGGCGGCGCTACTGGCATGATGATGGATCATATTCCCACCAATGATAAACATGTGCATGCTGATTTTTACAATAATTTCGATGATCTGTTTGACGATGACAATTGGGCCAAAGTCAAGCAAACTGGCGACAATCCCAAACAGTAG
- the LOC117189353 gene encoding transcription factor Dp-like isoform X2: protein MAHNSSAAAAASGAAKTDEVNFFFQDEHGQIATMRKPAQVKSEMHSGKSSVVYATSSSARNSVSGIGTVGRIGAFSQMCSTNQGQFIRLQDNGTVIPKTENTSYTTGSAQKSASGGGGMYDVIKERFERFTPNNPIKMKSRLHAIQSNHSTSASSSSEQRKRKPDKAGKGLRHFSMKVCEKVEEKGKTTYNEVADDLVSEEMKNNAYDSNCDQKNIRRRVYDALNVLMAINVISKDKKEIRWIGLPANSAEQFLALEEENSLRRERIKQKNDMLREMIMQHVAFKGLVERNKRNESQGVVPSANASCQLPFIIVNTHKSTKINCSVTNDKSEYIFKFDKTFEMHDDIEVLKRMGFCLGLDKGKCMPEKIERVKNWVPPNLAKYVEAYGAGKTGETMYDSDDEDTEFTVYNDSQSLSQNTTQRTIGDGLKLELDDDELEDDID from the exons ATGGCGCATAActcttcagcagcagcagcagcgagcgGTGCAGCTAAAACGGATGAAGTAAACTTCTTCTTTCAAGATGAGCATG GACAAATAGCCACAATGCGGAAGCCGGCACAAGTGAAATCCGAAATGCATAGTGGAAAATCTTCCGTAGTGTATGCCACCAGCTCTTCCGCGCGCAACAGTGTCAGTGGCATTGGCACCGTTGGACGCATAGGCGCGTTCAGTCAGATG TGCTCCACAAATCAGGGACAGTTCATCCGATTGCAGGACAACGGTACGGTCATTCCAAAAACAGAAA ATACTTCATACACAACTGGGTCGGCACAGAAGAGCGCCAGCGGGGGCGGCGGCATGTACGACGTG ATAAAGGAACGCTTTGAGAGGTTTACGCCAAATAATCCCATTAAAATGAAGTCAAGACT CCATGCCATACAGAGCAACCACTCAACTTCCGCTTCATCCTCGTCAGAACAAAGGAAACGCAAGCCGGACAAGGCCGGCAAGGGTCTGCGCCACTTCTCGATGAAGGTGTGCGAGAAGGTTGAGGAGAAGGGCAAAACCACATACAATGAAGTGGCCGACGACCTCGTCAGCGAAGAAATGAAAAACAATGCATACGACAGTAACTGTGATCAAAAGAATATCCGACGTCGTGTCTACGATGCGCTCAACGTACTGATGGCAATCAATGTTATATCCAAGGATAAGAAGGAAATACGCTGGATAGGACTGCCCGCCAACTCAGCGGAG CAATTTCTGGCGTTGGAAGAGGAGAATAGTCTCCGGCGGGAGCGTATCAAACAGAAAAATGATATGCTGCGCGAAATGATTATGCAGCATGTAGCATTCAAAGGCCTAGTCGAGCGAAACAAGCGGAATGAGAGCCAGGGCGTGGTGCCCTCAGCCAATGCATCCTGTCAGCTGCCGTTCATCATAGTTAACACGCACAAATCGACCAAGATCAACTGCAGCGTGACCAACGACAA GTCCGAATACATATTCAAGTTCGACAAGACATTTGAAATGCACGATGACATTGAAGTCCTCAAGCGTATGGGCTTCTGTTTGG GCTTGGATAAGGGTAAGTGCATGCCCGAAAAGATTGAGCGCGTGAAGAATTGGGTCCCACCAAATCTAGCCAAATATGTAGAAG CTTATGGAGCCGGAAAAACTGGAGAAACCATGTACGATTCCGACGACGAGGATACCGAGTTCACAGTGTACAATGATTCTCAAAGCTTGTCACAAAACACAACACAGCGCACCATTGGTGACGGTCTCAAGCTGGAGCTGGACGATGACGAGCTGGAGGATGACATAGATTGA
- the LOC117189353 gene encoding transcription factor Dp-like isoform X1 yields the protein MPVVKPLCASFEGQIATMRKPAQVKSEMHSGKSSVVYATSSSARNSVSGIGTVGRIGAFSQMCSTNQGQFIRLQDNGTVIPKTENTSYTTGSAQKSASGGGGMYDVIKERFERFTPNNPIKMKSRLHAIQSNHSTSASSSSEQRKRKPDKAGKGLRHFSMKVCEKVEEKGKTTYNEVADDLVSEEMKNNAYDSNCDQKNIRRRVYDALNVLMAINVISKDKKEIRWIGLPANSAEQFLALEEENSLRRERIKQKNDMLREMIMQHVAFKGLVERNKRNESQGVVPSANASCQLPFIIVNTHKSTKINCSVTNDKSEYIFKFDKTFEMHDDIEVLKRMGFCLGLDKGKCMPEKIERVKNWVPPNLAKYVEAYGAGKTGETMYDSDDEDTEFTVYNDSQSLSQNTTQRTIGDGLKLELDDDELEDDID from the exons ATGCCTGTAGTTAAGCCACTGTGTGCGTCATTTGAAG GACAAATAGCCACAATGCGGAAGCCGGCACAAGTGAAATCCGAAATGCATAGTGGAAAATCTTCCGTAGTGTATGCCACCAGCTCTTCCGCGCGCAACAGTGTCAGTGGCATTGGCACCGTTGGACGCATAGGCGCGTTCAGTCAGATG TGCTCCACAAATCAGGGACAGTTCATCCGATTGCAGGACAACGGTACGGTCATTCCAAAAACAGAAA ATACTTCATACACAACTGGGTCGGCACAGAAGAGCGCCAGCGGGGGCGGCGGCATGTACGACGTG ATAAAGGAACGCTTTGAGAGGTTTACGCCAAATAATCCCATTAAAATGAAGTCAAGACT CCATGCCATACAGAGCAACCACTCAACTTCCGCTTCATCCTCGTCAGAACAAAGGAAACGCAAGCCGGACAAGGCCGGCAAGGGTCTGCGCCACTTCTCGATGAAGGTGTGCGAGAAGGTTGAGGAGAAGGGCAAAACCACATACAATGAAGTGGCCGACGACCTCGTCAGCGAAGAAATGAAAAACAATGCATACGACAGTAACTGTGATCAAAAGAATATCCGACGTCGTGTCTACGATGCGCTCAACGTACTGATGGCAATCAATGTTATATCCAAGGATAAGAAGGAAATACGCTGGATAGGACTGCCCGCCAACTCAGCGGAG CAATTTCTGGCGTTGGAAGAGGAGAATAGTCTCCGGCGGGAGCGTATCAAACAGAAAAATGATATGCTGCGCGAAATGATTATGCAGCATGTAGCATTCAAAGGCCTAGTCGAGCGAAACAAGCGGAATGAGAGCCAGGGCGTGGTGCCCTCAGCCAATGCATCCTGTCAGCTGCCGTTCATCATAGTTAACACGCACAAATCGACCAAGATCAACTGCAGCGTGACCAACGACAA GTCCGAATACATATTCAAGTTCGACAAGACATTTGAAATGCACGATGACATTGAAGTCCTCAAGCGTATGGGCTTCTGTTTGG GCTTGGATAAGGGTAAGTGCATGCCCGAAAAGATTGAGCGCGTGAAGAATTGGGTCCCACCAAATCTAGCCAAATATGTAGAAG CTTATGGAGCCGGAAAAACTGGAGAAACCATGTACGATTCCGACGACGAGGATACCGAGTTCACAGTGTACAATGATTCTCAAAGCTTGTCACAAAACACAACACAGCGCACCATTGGTGACGGTCTCAAGCTGGAGCTGGACGATGACGAGCTGGAGGATGACATAGATTGA